CCACCGCGGGCAGATCTACCTGATGCTGAACATGCTGGGAGTGCCCACGCCGCCCATCTACGGGCTCACGTCGGAAGAGGTGCGGGAGCGCAGCCTGGCACCGGACGCGTGACCGGCCCCCCATCTCCCGTGTCCGGCTCCGTTTCGGGTGATGCGCCGCGGGGGGTCTTCCTCGCGGCGGAGTGGCGCTTTCTGGTGATGGCGAACTACGCGGTGGATCCCGCGGCGCTGCGTCCTCTCGTTCCGCGCGGGACGGAGCTGGACGAGTGGGGCGGGGTGACGTACGCCAGCCTGGTCGGCTTCCTCTTCCGCCGCACGCGGGTGCTCGGCGTCTCAATCCCGTTCCACCGCGACTTCGAGGAGCTGAACCTGCGCTTCTACGTGCGCCGCCGCGGGCCCGAGGGCTGGCGGCGTGCCGTCGTGTTCGTGAAGGAGATCGTGCCCCGCTTCGCCATCGCGGCGGTGGCGCGGGTCGTCTACAACGAGCGGTACGTCGCCATGCCCATGCGGCACCGGATCGACGCGGAGGGAGATGGGCTGCGGCCCGGCGGAGCCGTGGAGTACGGCTGGCGGCACCGCGGACGCTGGAGCAGCCTGCGCGCGACGACCTCGGGAGATGCGCGGCCGCTGGTGCCCGGTTCGGAAGAGGAGTTCATCACCGAGCACTACTGGGGATACGCGGCCCAGCGCGGCGGCGGCACGGTGGAGTACCGCGTGGAGCACCCGGCGTGGCGCGTGTGGAAGGTGGCCGACTGCACGGTGGATTGCGATGCGCGCACGCTCTACGGCGCCGCCTTCGCCGAAGCGCTCTCCGCCCCGCCGCGCTCCGCCTTCGTCGCGGACGGCTCACTCGTGATCGTCCGCCGCGGCTCACGGATCTATTAGCGTCCGTAGATTCCAGCGGGGCTGAGCGCGCGCCTAGCGGGTAAACACGGCTACGACGGCGCGACGACCGCTTTCCGGCCTGCCGCGGAGAGCACGTCGGAGTAGACGCAGTTGCTCAGCTTCGGCGGTCAGTCGCTCGATCATGCAGATTTCGGCGCGGCTCTTCCGACCTCGGAGATGCCGTTGCAGATCCGCACGGTTTTCGCATACTGCAACAATTTCTCGCCTCCGCACGTCCATCGTACTCGCGATCGCCCCGCGGTGTGTAGCAGACCGACGCTCCTCCATCTCTCTGCCGCGCATCGTCTTCCCCGCGGCTCTCCTGCCCGCGATCCTGCTCGGCGCGGCCTGACCGGCTCGCGGTGCGGAAGCTGCCTTCATCTGTTCCCACCTCCGGAACATCGCAGCTCCCCTCGCCCATCCTCGGCACAGTCGGCGGATGCGGCGCCCGCGCGCGGCTCCACCGATGCGTGCGGCTCCCCGAACCGACCCGAGCGCATGAGAAATCTCCTTCCGGCCGCGTTCCTCGCGGTCCTCCTCGCCTGCCCCGCCGCCGCGCAGACCACGACGCCGCAGCGCGTCGCCATGCGCCAGGTGGACACGACGCCCGCCGAGCAGCCCTCCGCCGCGCACCTCCAGGCCGCCGCCGACGTGCTGGATGCGATGGACATGGAGCAGTCGCTGGCCCGCTCCATCGACGCCACGATCGAGATGCAGGTGTCGCGCGATCCGCAGCTGGAGCGCTACGAAGACGTGCTGCGGCGCTTCTTCACGCGTTGGATGAGCTGGGCCCGGCTGCGCGACGACTACGCCCGCATCTACGCCGACCACTTCACTGCCGACGAACTGCGCCAGATCGCCGCCTTCTACCGCTCCCCCGCCGGCCAGCGCCTCGCCGCCTCTACTCCCGACCTGATGCGCGAGTCCGCCGCGTTGGGTCAGAAGGCCGTGGAAGGCCACATGGACGAGCTCCGCGCCATGATCGCCGCCGAAGCCCGCCGCCAGCCGAACGCTGCAAAACCGTAGCGGCCACCGCTGCGATGATGTCGGCTAGGAAGGGGCGCCGAGCCGTTCGGCGCCCCTTCTGGCGTTATGGATCGCCGTCCGTCGCATCTCACA
This is a stretch of genomic DNA from Longimicrobiaceae bacterium. It encodes these proteins:
- a CDS encoding DUF2071 domain-containing protein; this translates as MSGSVSGDAPRGVFLAAEWRFLVMANYAVDPAALRPLVPRGTELDEWGGVTYASLVGFLFRRTRVLGVSIPFHRDFEELNLRFYVRRRGPEGWRRAVVFVKEIVPRFAIAAVARVVYNERYVAMPMRHRIDAEGDGLRPGGAVEYGWRHRGRWSSLRATTSGDARPLVPGSEEEFITEHYWGYAAQRGGGTVEYRVEHPAWRVWKVADCTVDCDARTLYGAAFAEALSAPPRSAFVADGSLVIVRRGSRIY
- a CDS encoding DUF2059 domain-containing protein; protein product: MRNLLPAAFLAVLLACPAAAQTTTPQRVAMRQVDTTPAEQPSAAHLQAAADVLDAMDMEQSLARSIDATIEMQVSRDPQLERYEDVLRRFFTRWMSWARLRDDYARIYADHFTADELRQIAAFYRSPAGQRLAASTPDLMRESAALGQKAVEGHMDELRAMIAAEARRQPNAAKP